The Candidatus Methylomirabilota bacterium genome window below encodes:
- a CDS encoding xanthine dehydrogenase family protein molybdopterin-binding subunit, translating into MAEHAGVVRRREDPRLVTGMGQFVDDLRVVGCLHAAMLRSPHAHARVVAIDVAAARRAPGVAGVFVADDLGAAGDPMPIYAPHPALPVPCKIRPLARDRVRFVGEPVAVVIADDVYRAYDALDLIRVEYDPLPALVDVEAALAPGAPILHEAIGSNVVAEWRQQVGDVDAALRGAAITVRTRIRLARGGAHPLEPRALIAEWSGDRLTVRGAVQMVHRHRAVFAGQLGLPEESVRVIAPPDVGGGFGTKGMYYPEYLVVAELARRLGRPIKWIETRREHTLVACVERDQVHDVEIAATRDGRLLALRDDFLHEMGAYTISGLNLPQNAMIHSVGSYVIPNLDLRFRGVVTTTTPVGAYRGAGRPYGTGVIERAMDALARALRMDPVELRRRNLIPPDRHPYATGLTTAGRGPVDYDSGDYPRCMALALEALDHAAARREQARLRAQGRYLGVGVVNYVEATATVPNESAVVRVGADGTVTVISGAAPQGQGHATMFARLVGRQLGVDPDAIEVLTGDTALVATGGGTYGSRTAAIGGSAALLASRAVLERARRVAAHLLEAAPADVVVAEGTFSVRGLPSRALTWADVAAAAHAGGVPGEAAGLEDTQVFAVSQSSFANGTHAVVLEVDPDTGAVSILRWIVAHDCGHVLEPGIVDGQIHGAVVQGLPDALNVQLAYDEGGQRLTATLMDYVLATAADAPPVFELRHLESPTPLNPLGAKGAGEGGIMPVHPLIAQAIEDALAPFGCDPIERVPVTRADIHALVAAARQRSRG; encoded by the coding sequence ATGGCTGAGCATGCGGGGGTGGTGAGGCGGCGGGAGGACCCGCGGCTGGTGACCGGGATGGGGCAGTTCGTGGACGATCTGCGGGTGGTCGGGTGCCTGCACGCGGCGATGCTGCGCAGCCCGCACGCGCATGCGCGGGTCGTCGCGATCGACGTGGCGGCGGCGCGGCGGGCCCCCGGCGTGGCCGGCGTGTTCGTGGCCGACGACCTCGGGGCGGCGGGCGATCCCATGCCGATCTACGCGCCGCACCCCGCGCTGCCCGTGCCCTGCAAGATCCGCCCGCTCGCCCGCGACCGGGTGCGCTTCGTGGGCGAGCCGGTGGCGGTGGTCATCGCCGACGACGTGTACCGCGCCTACGACGCGCTCGACCTGATCCGCGTCGAGTACGACCCGCTGCCCGCGCTGGTGGATGTGGAGGCCGCGCTCGCCCCGGGCGCGCCGATCCTGCACGAGGCGATCGGCAGCAACGTGGTGGCGGAGTGGCGCCAGCAGGTGGGCGACGTGGACGCGGCGCTGCGCGGGGCGGCGATCACAGTGCGCACCCGCATCCGGCTGGCCCGCGGCGGCGCCCATCCGCTCGAGCCACGCGCCCTCATCGCGGAATGGAGCGGTGATCGCCTGACCGTCCGCGGCGCCGTCCAGATGGTGCATCGCCACCGCGCCGTGTTCGCGGGCCAGCTGGGCCTGCCCGAGGAGTCGGTGCGGGTGATCGCCCCGCCCGACGTCGGCGGCGGCTTCGGCACCAAGGGCATGTACTACCCCGAGTACCTCGTGGTGGCCGAGCTCGCGCGCCGCCTGGGCCGGCCGATCAAGTGGATCGAGACGCGGCGCGAGCACACCCTGGTGGCCTGCGTGGAGCGCGACCAGGTCCACGACGTGGAGATCGCGGCCACCCGCGACGGACGCCTGCTCGCCCTGCGCGACGACTTCCTCCACGAGATGGGCGCCTACACGATCTCCGGCCTGAACCTGCCACAGAACGCGATGATCCATTCGGTCGGCTCGTACGTGATCCCGAATCTCGACCTGCGCTTCCGCGGCGTGGTCACCACCACCACGCCGGTCGGCGCCTACCGCGGCGCTGGGCGGCCGTACGGCACCGGGGTGATCGAGCGGGCGATGGATGCGCTGGCCCGGGCGCTCCGGATGGATCCGGTCGAGCTGCGTCGCCGGAACCTGATCCCGCCGGACCGGCACCCCTACGCGACCGGCCTCACCACCGCGGGTCGCGGCCCGGTGGACTACGACAGCGGCGACTATCCCCGCTGCATGGCCCTGGCCCTCGAGGCCCTGGATCACGCGGCGGCGCGGCGCGAGCAGGCGCGGCTACGGGCGCAGGGCCGCTACCTCGGCGTCGGCGTGGTCAACTACGTCGAGGCCACCGCCACCGTGCCCAACGAGAGCGCGGTGGTGCGCGTCGGTGCCGACGGCACGGTGACCGTCATCAGCGGTGCGGCGCCGCAGGGGCAGGGGCACGCCACGATGTTCGCGCGGCTCGTGGGGCGTCAGCTCGGCGTCGATCCCGACGCGATCGAGGTGCTGACCGGCGACACCGCGTTGGTCGCCACCGGCGGCGGCACCTACGGCAGCCGGACCGCGGCCATCGGCGGCAGCGCGGCGCTGCTCGCCTCGCGTGCGGTGCTCGAGCGAGCCCGCCGCGTCGCCGCGCACCTGCTCGAGGCGGCCCCGGCGGACGTGGTCGTCGCCGAGGGCACGTTCTCGGTGCGCGGGCTGCCCAGTCGCGCGCTGACCTGGGCCGACGTGGCCGCGGCCGCCCATGCCGGTGGGGTGCCCGGCGAGGCGGCCGGCCTCGAGGACACGCAGGTCTTCGCGGTCTCGCAGTCGAGCTTCGCCAACGGCACCCACGCGGTGGTGCTGGAGGTGGATCCCGACACCGGCGCGGTGTCGATCCTGCGCTGGATCGTGGCGCACGACTGCGGCCACGTGCTGGAGCCGGGCATCGTGGACGGGCAGATCCACGGCGCGGTGGTGCAGGGGCTGCCCGACGCGCTCAACGTGCAGCTGGCCTACGACGAGGGCGGCCAGCGCCTGACCGCGACGCTGATGGACTACGTGCTGGCCACCGCGGCCGACGCGCCGCCGGTCTTCGAGCTGCGTCATCTGGAGTCGCCCACGCCGTTGAACCCGCTCGGGGCGAAGGGCGCCGGCGAAGGCGGCATCATGCCGGTGCACCCGCTGATCGCCCAGGCCATCGAGGACGCGCTGGCCCCGTTCGGCTGCGATCCCATCGAGCGGGTGCCGGTGACGCGCGCGGACATCCACGCCCTGGTGGCGGCGGCGCGGCAACGGAGTCGAGGCTAG
- a CDS encoding tripartite tricarboxylate transporter permease translates to MLETLQNLGLGFQVALAPGVLWYGFIGCLVGTLVGVLPGVGPLAGISLLLPATYGLDATRALVMLAGIYYGAMYGGSTTSILMRIPGEAASVMTCIDGYAMARKGRAGPALTIAAVGSYVAGTVSVIALMFLAPPLASFALRFGPPEYFSLLLLGLLVLAYMNSGSMVKGLAMAALGLLLGMIGIDQMSSYFRFAYGITELGDGIGVVPVAVGLFGLAEILLTAGQPNPPAVIRPKLRDLLPSREEWRAAHLPIWRGTGIGFFIGIIPGSAHVISTFVSYAIERKLSTRPEQFGQGAVAGVAGPESANNAATSGAFVPMLALGVPGVPVAALLLAAMMVHGVTPGPLLIQQDPRLFWGFIASMYVGNVILLILNLPLVGLFVNLLRVPYPLMYPIILVCSILGVYAVNSSAVDVWIMLGTGVLGYVLRKLDFETAPIVLGLVLAPMMELSLRQSLAMSAGNYTVFVTRPISATLLAVGVLLVVLALRPLISRTLDWRARLAAETET, encoded by the coding sequence GTGCTCGAGACGCTGCAGAACCTGGGCCTGGGCTTCCAGGTCGCGCTCGCCCCCGGCGTGCTCTGGTACGGCTTCATCGGCTGCCTGGTCGGGACGCTGGTCGGCGTGCTGCCCGGGGTGGGGCCGCTGGCCGGCATCAGCCTGCTGCTGCCCGCCACCTACGGGCTCGACGCGACGCGCGCGCTGGTCATGCTGGCCGGCATCTACTACGGAGCCATGTACGGCGGCTCCACCACCTCGATCCTCATGCGCATCCCGGGCGAGGCGGCCTCGGTGATGACGTGCATCGACGGGTACGCGATGGCCCGCAAGGGGCGCGCGGGGCCGGCGTTGACCATCGCGGCGGTCGGCTCCTACGTGGCGGGCACGGTGAGCGTGATCGCCCTGATGTTCCTGGCCCCGCCGCTGGCCTCCTTCGCGCTGCGCTTCGGGCCGCCGGAGTACTTCTCGCTGCTGCTGCTCGGGCTCCTCGTGCTCGCCTACATGAACTCGGGCTCGATGGTGAAGGGCCTGGCCATGGCCGCGCTCGGGCTGCTGCTCGGCATGATCGGCATCGACCAGATGTCGAGCTACTTCCGCTTCGCCTACGGCATCACCGAGCTGGGCGACGGCATCGGCGTCGTGCCGGTGGCGGTGGGCTTGTTCGGCCTGGCGGAGATTCTCTTGACCGCCGGGCAACCGAACCCGCCAGCAGTCATCCGCCCGAAGCTGCGCGACCTGCTGCCCTCGCGCGAGGAGTGGCGCGCGGCGCACCTGCCGATCTGGCGCGGCACCGGCATCGGCTTCTTCATCGGCATCATCCCCGGCTCGGCCCACGTCATCTCCACGTTCGTGTCCTACGCGATCGAGCGGAAGCTCTCGACGCGGCCCGAGCAGTTCGGCCAGGGGGCGGTGGCCGGGGTGGCGGGGCCCGAGTCGGCCAACAACGCGGCCACCTCGGGCGCCTTCGTGCCCATGCTGGCCCTCGGCGTGCCCGGCGTGCCGGTGGCCGCGCTGCTCCTGGCCGCGATGATGGTGCACGGGGTGACGCCGGGGCCGTTGCTGATCCAGCAGGACCCGCGGCTCTTCTGGGGCTTCATCGCCTCGATGTACGTGGGCAACGTCATCCTGCTGATCCTGAACCTGCCGCTGGTCGGGCTCTTCGTAAACCTGCTGCGCGTGCCGTACCCGCTGATGTACCCGATCATCCTCGTGTGCTCGATCCTCGGCGTCTACGCGGTGAACAGCAGCGCGGTGGACGTGTGGATCATGCTGGGCACCGGCGTGCTGGGCTACGTATTGCGCAAGCTCGACTTCGAGACCGCGCCGATCGTGCTGGGGCTCGTGCTGGCCCCGATGATGGAGCTGTCGCTACGCCAGTCGCTGGCCATGTCGGCCGGCAACTACACGGTGTTCGTGACGCGCCCGATCTCGGCGACGCTGCTGGCGGTGGGCGTGCTGCTCGTCGTCCTCGCCCTGCGCCCGCTCATCTCCCGCACCCTGGACTGGCGGGCCCGTCTCGCCGCCGAAACCGAAACCTGA
- a CDS encoding tripartite tricarboxylate transporter TctB family protein, whose translation MTIDRVAGLALVLVGLVAVEESRAFPFGTLHRPGPAFMPMLLAGLLIGLGGVVFLMGGRARRLAEVGWHEWRHAMAIFGACAFAAWGLERIGYRITIAVVVAFLLLVVERKGLAFSLALTAVMAWGSFFLFDTLLRVPLPRGPFGI comes from the coding sequence ATGACGATCGATCGCGTCGCGGGCCTGGCCCTCGTCCTGGTCGGCCTGGTGGCCGTCGAGGAGAGCCGCGCCTTTCCGTTCGGTACGCTGCATCGGCCCGGCCCCGCCTTCATGCCGATGCTGCTGGCCGGCCTCCTGATCGGGCTCGGGGGCGTGGTGTTCCTGATGGGCGGCCGCGCCCGGCGCCTCGCCGAGGTCGGCTGGCACGAGTGGCGGCACGCGATGGCCATCTTCGGGGCGTGCGCCTTCGCGGCATGGGGCCTCGAGCGAATCGGGTACCGGATCACCATCGCGGTGGTGGTGGCCTTCCTGCTGCTCGTGGTCGAGCGCAAGGGCCTCGCGTTCAGCCTCGCGCTCACCGCGGTCATGGCCTGGGGCTCGTTCTTCCTGTTCGACACGCTCCTCCGTGTGCCGCTGCCCCGCGGTCCCTTCGGCATCTGA
- a CDS encoding tripartite tricarboxylate transporter substrate binding protein, with product MMRPLVRISLIVALALVVMAGGSARADDPYPTRPVTIVVAFPPGGVADNTARPVAAALERILKQPVTVLNKSGAAGAVGYQTAATAKPDGYTALMALVSVSVLPEVDKLFGRPQNYTREQFTGIARINADPSMLVVRADTPWKTLKDLVDDAKQRPNEIVFTSSGLYGTAHIPMEMFMLASGIKLRHLPTTGGGPMMNAILGGHAQAVMTPVSLAAAHVKAGKLRLLAQTGTGPVAAYPEVPTFKSQGYDVEYTAWAGLVVPKDTPPGVIKILREATRQAVKEPEVITSHAKLETPIAYMDADEFNPWWAKDAARLAQVVKQIGKVE from the coding sequence ATGATGCGACCGCTCGTGCGGATCTCTCTGATCGTCGCGCTGGCCCTGGTGGTCATGGCGGGAGGCTCGGCCCGCGCCGACGACCCGTATCCCACGCGGCCGGTCACCATCGTCGTCGCGTTCCCGCCGGGCGGCGTCGCCGACAACACCGCGCGGCCGGTGGCCGCTGCACTCGAGCGCATCCTGAAGCAGCCGGTGACGGTGCTGAACAAGTCCGGGGCCGCCGGCGCGGTCGGCTACCAGACCGCGGCCACCGCCAAGCCCGACGGCTACACCGCGCTGATGGCGCTGGTCAGCGTCTCGGTGCTGCCCGAGGTGGACAAGCTCTTCGGCCGGCCGCAGAACTACACCCGCGAGCAGTTCACCGGCATCGCCCGCATCAACGCCGATCCCTCGATGCTGGTGGTGCGGGCCGACACGCCCTGGAAGACGTTGAAAGACCTGGTCGACGACGCCAAGCAGCGGCCGAACGAGATCGTCTTCACGTCGTCCGGCCTCTACGGCACCGCGCACATCCCGATGGAGATGTTCATGCTCGCCTCGGGCATCAAGCTGCGCCACTTGCCGACCACCGGCGGTGGCCCGATGATGAACGCGATCCTGGGCGGCCACGCCCAGGCCGTGATGACGCCGGTGAGCCTGGCCGCCGCGCACGTGAAGGCGGGCAAGCTGCGCCTGCTCGCGCAGACCGGCACCGGGCCGGTGGCCGCGTACCCCGAGGTGCCCACGTTCAAGTCGCAGGGCTACGACGTGGAGTACACTGCGTGGGCCGGGCTGGTGGTGCCGAAGGACACGCCGCCGGGCGTGATCAAGATCCTGCGCGAGGCCACCCGGCAGGCGGTGAAGGAGCCCGAGGTCATCACCTCGCACGCGAAGCTCGAGACCCCCATCGCCTACATGGACGCCGACGAGTTCAATCCGTGGTGGGCCAAGGACGCGGCGCGCCTGGCCCAGGTGGTGAAGCAGATCGGCAAGGTCGAGTGA
- a CDS encoding RidA family protein: MVAMLRDHPTGGYRYMPGISAFSCGTVAVDGHEIVHVTLASPVPWRDGFARIDRHLTEQRRPRTALCGIELRSPTPFTFDGFGQFNDGYRALLAEWKILVGDDNPIPRTNVCPVAAAPAEPSLYAFAYTVSGHTPAPTFIVAGAGELADRAQGPEGIIRHGDTSPGAMREKARFVMATMQERLRTLGGDWSRVTAIDIYTAHPIHEFLAGEILRPAGPAAIHGVRWYPSRPPIQGLEYEMDLRGVARELVLPTR, encoded by the coding sequence ATGGTCGCCATGCTCCGCGACCATCCGACCGGCGGCTACCGCTACATGCCCGGCATCAGCGCGTTCTCCTGCGGCACGGTGGCCGTGGACGGCCACGAGATCGTCCACGTCACCCTGGCGTCCCCCGTGCCCTGGCGCGACGGGTTCGCCCGGATCGATCGGCACCTCACCGAGCAGCGGCGCCCGCGCACGGCGCTCTGCGGTATCGAGCTGCGGAGCCCGACGCCGTTCACCTTCGACGGCTTCGGGCAGTTCAACGACGGCTACCGCGCGCTCCTGGCCGAGTGGAAGATCCTGGTCGGCGACGACAACCCGATCCCCCGCACCAACGTGTGCCCGGTCGCCGCGGCCCCCGCCGAGCCGTCGCTCTACGCGTTCGCCTACACGGTCTCCGGCCACACCCCCGCCCCGACCTTCATCGTCGCCGGGGCGGGCGAGCTGGCCGACCGCGCGCAGGGACCCGAGGGCATCATCCGCCACGGCGACACCTCACCGGGGGCGATGCGGGAGAAGGCGCGCTTCGTGATGGCCACGATGCAGGAGCGACTGCGCACGCTGGGCGGAGACTGGAGCCGCGTCACCGCGATCGACATCTACACCGCGCACCCCATCCACGAATTCCTCGCCGGCGAGATTCTCCGACCCGCAGGCCCTGCGGCGATCCACGGCGTGCGCTGGTATCCGAGCCGGCCGCCCATCCAGGGGCTCGAGTACGAGATGGACCTGCGCGGGGTGGCGCGCGAGCTGGTCCTGCCCACGCGCTAG
- a CDS encoding AAA family ATPase, with protein sequence MAARVTGPPRLISRLLDPAVYPHPVGRVELIETHISWVLLAGERVYKIKKPVNLGFLDFTTLARRRRFCHDEVRLNRRLTTDVYLDVITVTGSPSVPRLGGPGRAIEVAVLMRRLPAERMLDQLVGENAAPPELLEDIGRMVARFHDAADTGGEIDRLGGIETIRGNWEENFAQTEALESDVLPEEIRRSVKEYVNAMLKGEADRFAARVAAGRSRDCHGDLQAQHVCCVEPLQIFDCIEFNHRFRFGDVSSEIAFLAMDLERLGRPDLATRFLNAYLDESGDYEAVPLLDFYRAYRAWVRAKVLSFHGPEQAAEARARFELAGRFVRPHRDVRLMLTTGVMGSGKSTVARRTAARIGAIVVRTDAVRKRLAGVPLRERVDAGFGEGVYGAAMSQRTYREAGRLGELLLRAGWPVILDGSFSRAAERDEARAVAEHLGVPTAVLWCDAPEAVLAERLRQRGRAGGEVSDGREELLAEHRARYESPEGEPNVIRLDTTGDADPENGLPDPE encoded by the coding sequence GTGGCCGCTCGCGTGACGGGCCCGCCGCGGCTCATCTCGCGCCTGCTCGATCCGGCGGTCTATCCGCATCCGGTGGGCCGCGTCGAGCTGATCGAGACCCACATCTCCTGGGTGCTCCTGGCCGGCGAGCGCGTGTACAAGATCAAGAAGCCGGTGAACCTCGGCTTCCTCGACTTCACCACGCTGGCCCGCCGCCGCCGCTTCTGCCACGACGAGGTGCGGCTCAACCGGCGGCTCACCACCGACGTCTACCTCGACGTGATCACGGTCACCGGCAGTCCGTCGGTCCCGCGGCTCGGCGGCCCGGGGCGGGCGATCGAGGTCGCGGTGCTCATGCGTCGCCTGCCCGCCGAACGCATGCTCGACCAGCTGGTGGGCGAGAATGCCGCCCCGCCCGAGCTGCTCGAGGACATCGGCCGCATGGTCGCCCGCTTCCACGACGCCGCCGACACCGGCGGGGAGATCGACCGGCTCGGCGGCATCGAAACCATCCGCGGCAACTGGGAGGAGAACTTCGCCCAGACCGAGGCCCTGGAGTCGGACGTGCTGCCGGAGGAGATCCGCCGATCGGTGAAGGAGTACGTGAACGCGATGCTGAAGGGCGAGGCGGATCGCTTCGCCGCGCGCGTGGCGGCCGGCCGCAGCCGTGATTGCCACGGCGATCTGCAGGCGCAGCACGTCTGCTGCGTCGAGCCGCTACAGATCTTCGACTGCATCGAGTTCAACCATCGCTTCCGCTTCGGCGACGTCTCGAGCGAGATCGCGTTCCTGGCCATGGACCTCGAGCGGCTGGGGCGCCCGGATCTGGCTACCCGCTTTCTCAACGCCTATCTCGACGAGAGCGGCGACTACGAAGCGGTGCCGTTGCTCGATTTCTACCGCGCCTATCGGGCGTGGGTGCGCGCCAAGGTGTTGAGCTTCCATGGCCCCGAGCAGGCGGCGGAGGCGCGGGCGCGGTTCGAGCTGGCCGGACGCTTCGTGCGGCCGCACCGTGACGTGCGCCTGATGCTGACCACCGGCGTGATGGGCAGCGGCAAGAGCACGGTGGCGCGCCGGACCGCCGCGCGCATCGGCGCGATCGTCGTCCGGACCGACGCGGTCCGGAAGCGGCTGGCCGGCGTGCCGCTCCGCGAGCGCGTCGACGCCGGCTTCGGCGAGGGCGTCTACGGCGCGGCGATGAGCCAGCGGACGTACCGAGAGGCCGGGCGGCTGGGGGAGCTCCTGCTCCGGGCGGGCTGGCCGGTGATCCTCGACGGCAGCTTCTCCCGCGCCGCCGAGCGCGACGAGGCTCGCGCGGTGGCCGAGCATCTCGGCGTGCCCACCGCGGTGCTCTGGTGCGACGCGCCCGAGGCGGTGCTCGCCGAGCGCCTCCGGCAGCGAGGGCGGGCCGGCGGCGAGGTCTCGGACGGCCGCGAGGAGCTACTGGCCGAGCACCGCGCCCGCTACGAGTCGCCGGAGGGCGAGCCGAACGTGATCCGCCTCGACACGACCGGTGACGCCGACCCCGAGAATGGCTTGCCAGATCCTGAATAA